Genomic window (Pseudomonas xantholysinigenes):
CCTCGACGAACTGGACAAAGTGCGCCAGCAATTTCTCGGCGTGCGCAACCTCACCCTGCCGGGCATCAAGGTGTTTGCCGACGGTGTGGCCGAGGCGCCGGCGCAGACCGCGGCGATGCTCAAGCCCTACAAGAACTCCGGGCGCAATGGCGAGTTGCTGCTCGACCCGCAACACTTCGGCGAGCTGGTCAGTGCCGCCGATGCCCGCGGCTGGCTGGTGCACGTGCATGCGATTGGCGATCGCGCCGTGCGCGAAGCGCTCAATGGCATCGCCCAGGCCCGGCGTGATCGTCACAGTGGCATCCCCCACTCCATTACCCACTTGCAGATGGTCAGCCCCAAGGAATACGCCCGCTTCAAGCAGCTCGACGTGATCGCCGCGATGCAGCTGTACTGGGCCAGCGCCGATGAGTCCAACATCGACCTGGTCAAGCCCTACGTGGATGCCATGGCCTTCATGCACAGCTTCCCGGCTCATTCGCTGCTCAAGCATGGCGCGATCATCTCTGGTGCCAGCGACTGGCCGATCACCACGCCCGATCCCTGGAAGGCGATCTACCAGGCTGTCAGCCGCAAAGGGCCCAAAGGCGTGCTCAACGCCGACGAGGCCATTGACCGCCAGGTGATGTTCCAGGCCTACACCCTCAACTCCGCCCGGGCCATGCGCCTGGAGCAGCAGGTCGGCTCGCTGAAGGTCGGCAAGCAGGCCGACATGATCGTGCTCGACCGCGACGTGCTCAGCGTCGAGCCCGAGGCCCTGCGCGACACCCAGGTGCTGCAGACCTGGTTTGCCGGCAAGCAGATCTACGCGCGCTGAGGCCTTGTCGGTGCAACTTTCAATCTAGCTCGCGCCCTGTGGGAGCGGGCTTGCCCGCGAACAGGCTGTCTCTGATACACCGCTCACAATAACAATAACGGAAAGCATCAATGAACCTACGCAACTTCATCGGCGGCGGCCTGCTCGCCTGCGCGCCACTGGCCAATGCCATCGATCTCGACGTCGACTTCAGCCTCGAAGCCAAGATCGGAGTCTTCAGCGACTATCGCACCCGTGGCATCTCCCAGACCCAAAACGACCCGGCCCTGCAAGGCTCGCTGACCCTTGCCCACTCCACCGGCCTGTACGCAGGCGTGTGGAGCTCCAATGTCGATTTCGGCTTTGGCAACAGTACCCGCCAGGAACTGGACTACTACGCGGGCTACTTCTGGCAAGTCAGCGACGACGTCACCCTCGACACCTCGTACATCAAGTACGTCTACCCGCGTCAAGGCAACTTCAACTACGGTGAATACCACGCCGAACTGCGCGCCTGGGGCGTGTTGCTGGGCGGCAACTACTCGGACAACTTCAACGGCGACCAGGCAATGTTCTACAGCTATGCCGGCTATGCCATGCAGTTGCCCTACGACATCAGCCTGGAAACGCGCTACGGACGCAACGACTACAAGGACCCGAGCTGGTTCGCCAACGACGGTTCGAGCCGCGATGCCTACCACGAATGGCAAGTGAAACTGAGCCGCATGATGCTGTCGCTAGACTGGTCGGTCAGCTACATCGACACCGACCTGTCGCAAGCAGAATGCGCCAGTTACCTGGGGTTCAACGACATTTGCTCGGCCACGGTGGTGGCCTCGGTCGGCAAATCCTTCTGATCGAGCGTGGTACTCAGTAGATGGCTGGGCAGCAATGATGACCTGCTTGGATCAAACATGTCGACTTGGATACTTCATGGCCTAACACAGGCGATAGCTTTCGCACATGACCCCGTGCTCCACCCGGCGGCTTGCCACAGGCACTAGCCGTGCTTGTCCCAAACGTGAACCAATGACTGTTATGGGTCGCAAGCTGCTCTTCGCGACTGACCGCTTCCGACCCATGGCTGCCGGTGCTGACGTTTCACAAACCGGGTAACGGTCGACACAAACAAGCCCGTTCCAGATAATCAAAGCTTTACAGGGATGCTCAGGAACCAATGCCATGGATTGTCTTCCGACGCTGATCACAGATCGGCTGGTTCTCACGCCTCTCCAGTTAGAGGATTCATCCATTATCCAAGAGCTGTTCCCCTGCTGGGAGGTGGTTCGCTACCTTGATCGTCGTGTCCCATGGCCGTATCCGGAAGACGGTGCGCTGATCTATGTCCGAGATATCGCTCTGCCTGCCATGGCCGCAGGTCGTGAATGGCACTGGATGATCCGCATGCGTAACGATGCTGGCTGCACCCTGGGTAGTATTAGTTTGTATGATCAGCCCGGCAACAACAGAGGCTTCTGGCTCGCACCACAGTGGTGGGGAAAGGGCTATATGCGTGAGGCATGCCGGATTATCAATCGCTATTGGTTCGAGACACTGTCGCGTCCAGTCATGCAGGTTCCCAAAGCTATTGCCAACAACGCATCTCGCAAGGTCTCGGAACATGAGGGTATGCGCTTGGTAGATGTGCGGGCAGGCGATTTTGTATGTGGACCGATGGGCGTCGAAATATGGGAGATGACTCGTGCAGACTGGTTAGAAAGTTCAACTGCCAGTCGCTAGTGTCCTATCTCGGAGATACGTTCTCTTTTGGCGAGTGGCTTGGGTGTTCGGGCAAGGCGCCGCGACGAGTCATAGCAGGGCTATGGCGAGGAGTGGCAACGCCGGCCGGGCGCCAAGACGCCGCCAAAAGTGAACAGCTTATTTCCGAGACAGGACACTAATTTTTACGGAGTCAATCACCGCCAGCTTCGAGTTGTAATCTGCCCTCCGAAGGGCTGCTTTGGGTCGTCAGCAGCCCTTCTGCGACTGACCGCTAACGCCCCAATGTGCTCTCCTGATTTCATGTCTTGGCTTCGATGGCTGCAATAGCAGCCAGATAAGCCTCACTACCAATTCCCACCTGACTCCATATCGGGCGTGTCTCCCCACCTTCTCGGTCATACTGTTCGTCCGCATCCCAAAGCGTGAGAATCTGGTTGGGGAAACAATATTCATAGCTGTTGAACTCATGTTGGCCAGATCCATCTGCCTCAGCCATCAGCAAGAACAGCTCGTCAGCAGGCAGGTTGAACACATTGATTCCTTTGAACATCACCCAGAAAGCTGCACTCTCCGACACACCTATGAAAAGTACTTCCTCACCGGCGTCGTACAAGATTTGTATGGCCGCACTGCAGAAATAATCGAGATCGCCACGAGATTGTTCCAGCGGGAATCCAATGGCGGCCATTACCTCCCTCGTTTCCATCCGCGTGGCACCAAGGCGTACGGGGCCGATGGCTTGCAGTGGCAGAATTTCAAAGGCAGGCATTTAGGGGGCATCCTGAAAGCAGTAAAGTGGACTTTGAATCAATAGGCTTGGGGGCGAAAGGAGGATGGAGTGTATCAAGGCTCTGGCCTCATCACCTGCAATACCAACTCATATCCAGACGTCATTCACCGCAGTTCGCTCCCCGCCTTCATGGCCGGTGTTCAAAACGCCTCGCGGCTCGATCATCATCAGTTTCGTTTCCGCCTGCGCCGCCGTTCTGTGCTCTACACCACGCGGCACGACATACAGCTCGCCCGGCTGCACATACACGCTGCCCTCCGGCAGATCGATACGCAAGGTGCCTTCAAGCACCAGGAACGCTTCGTCGGTCTCCGGGTGCGAGTGCCAGATGAATTCCCCTTCGATGCGCACCACCTTGAACTGGTAGTCGTTCATTTCCGCGACCACCCTTGGGCTCCACTGTTGCTCGATCAGTGCAGCCTTCTGAGCCAGGTTCACAGGTTGCGATGCGCGTTGCGGGTGTAAGTCGGCCATGACAGATCCTCTGTAGTTAGAGTGATCAGGCTACCGAAGAGAAAGCCGGCGTCTCTTGTACGATCCTGCAAGTCAGCGGGCAGGCCGCAAGCGTTCCAGCCAGCGCAGAGGCGGCACGCCGTAGGCGCGGGTAAAGTGCCGGGTCATGTGGCTCTGGTCGTGAAAGCCTGCAGCGAGGGCGGCATCGACCAGGGTGAAGCCATCCAGGATCAGCCTGCGAAAACAGTCCAGCCGTCGTAGCGTGACAAAACGGTACGGGCTGGTGCCATAAAGGGCCCGGAAGTCCCGTGACAAGCTCCATTGTTCACGGCCGCTGGCCTGCTCGAGCATTTCCAGTGTGATGCCGTGGTCAAGGTGCTCCATGATGAACGCCCTGGCGCGCTCGGCCGAGCGGTAGTCCAGGCGTTTGCGGCCGCGGGACTTGCCGCCGACTGCACGCAGCGCCATGGCCAGATCATAGACGGCGTCCTGCTCCTCCAGTGTTTCCAGCGGATGCTCCATTGCCTGCACGAAGGCCTCGCTGGCGCGATAGAGACGCGGGTCGCTGGACAGCCCGCCGCCAATGAATGGCAGCGGTTCGCCGCCGAGCACGCTCTGGATCAGCGAAGGATCGATGTAGGCCATCCGGTAGCGAAAACCAATATCCGTGCCGGCCATGCCGTCATGGACTTCGTCCGGGTGCAGCACCAGTGTGTTGCCCGGCACGCCGTGGCACAGCGCCCCTTTGTAGTGAAAGCTCTGTACACCGGCAAGGGTACGGCCTATCGAGTAGGTATCGTGCCGATGGGGGTCGTAGCCATGGCCGCCAAACCACGCCTCGATGCGCTCCACGCGGCCAGGCGTGGCGCTGCGTATGACCCAATCAGCGGGGGATGGATTTACTTTTCGTTCCATGGATAAGCTTGCTGCTGGTGCGCAATGTTGGATAAGGATGGCCCATCCTATTTCAGTCAACAGTTCCGGATTACTTAGCTACGCTCTAGGGCGTATATGCCATGACCAGCGCCGAGGTCGTAGCATATCCGTTGAAGAGCCGA
Coding sequences:
- a CDS encoding TorF family putative porin, whose product is MNLRNFIGGGLLACAPLANAIDLDVDFSLEAKIGVFSDYRTRGISQTQNDPALQGSLTLAHSTGLYAGVWSSNVDFGFGNSTRQELDYYAGYFWQVSDDVTLDTSYIKYVYPRQGNFNYGEYHAELRAWGVLLGGNYSDNFNGDQAMFYSYAGYAMQLPYDISLETRYGRNDYKDPSWFANDGSSRDAYHEWQVKLSRMMLSLDWSVSYIDTDLSQAECASYLGFNDICSATVVASVGKSF
- a CDS encoding GNAT family N-acetyltransferase, whose amino-acid sequence is MDCLPTLITDRLVLTPLQLEDSSIIQELFPCWEVVRYLDRRVPWPYPEDGALIYVRDIALPAMAAGREWHWMIRMRNDAGCTLGSISLYDQPGNNRGFWLAPQWWGKGYMREACRIINRYWFETLSRPVMQVPKAIANNASRKVSEHEGMRLVDVRAGDFVCGPMGVEIWEMTRADWLESSTASR
- a CDS encoding AraC family transcriptional regulator, translated to MERKVNPSPADWVIRSATPGRVERIEAWFGGHGYDPHRHDTYSIGRTLAGVQSFHYKGALCHGVPGNTLVLHPDEVHDGMAGTDIGFRYRMAYIDPSLIQSVLGGEPLPFIGGGLSSDPRLYRASEAFVQAMEHPLETLEEQDAVYDLAMALRAVGGKSRGRKRLDYRSAERARAFIMEHLDHGITLEMLEQASGREQWSLSRDFRALYGTSPYRFVTLRRLDCFRRLILDGFTLVDAALAAGFHDQSHMTRHFTRAYGVPPLRWLERLRPAR
- a CDS encoding cupin domain-containing protein, with translation MADLHPQRASQPVNLAQKAALIEQQWSPRVVAEMNDYQFKVVRIEGEFIWHSHPETDEAFLVLEGTLRIDLPEGSVYVQPGELYVVPRGVEHRTAAQAETKLMMIEPRGVLNTGHEGGERTAVNDVWI